A genome region from Chengkuizengella sp. SCS-71B includes the following:
- a CDS encoding ketoacyl-ACP synthase III codes for MSSQNMSSKARISAIGSYVPEKVLTNHDLEQLVDTNDEWIVQRTGIKERRIAAEKEYTSDLCIKAIKNMMESYEVDIEDTDLIIVATSTADFSFPSTASRIQAHFQLKQTGAIDLRAACAGFTYGLQVANGLITAGLHNKIIVIGADVLSKITDYSDRSSCILFGDGAGAVMVEKDGKQPSFISSYNGSNGEGGIHLYQTGLSTNINGVDLEKEGFLVQNGREVYKWAVNHVPKGMLKVLENTNFTLRDVDWFIPHSANLRMIESICQRSDFPMEKTLYSLVHYGNTSAATIPLSIQEGLNQNKIKDGDHLLLYGFGGGLVYAGLLVKWNLNPRK; via the coding sequence ATGAGTAGCCAAAATATGAGTTCAAAAGCAAGAATTTCTGCTATTGGTTCTTATGTACCTGAAAAAGTACTTACAAATCATGATTTAGAGCAGCTTGTAGATACAAATGACGAATGGATTGTGCAGCGCACTGGAATTAAAGAACGTCGTATTGCTGCAGAAAAAGAATATACAAGTGATTTATGTATAAAAGCCATTAAAAATATGATGGAAAGTTATGAGGTCGATATTGAGGATACAGATTTAATTATTGTAGCTACAAGCACAGCTGATTTTTCTTTTCCAAGTACAGCGAGTAGAATTCAAGCTCATTTTCAATTAAAACAAACAGGAGCCATTGACCTTAGAGCTGCATGTGCAGGTTTTACGTATGGCTTGCAAGTTGCTAATGGGCTAATCACCGCTGGACTCCATAATAAAATTATTGTAATCGGTGCGGATGTATTATCAAAAATAACCGACTATTCAGATCGTTCAAGCTGTATTTTATTTGGAGATGGTGCAGGTGCTGTAATGGTCGAAAAGGATGGAAAGCAGCCTAGTTTCATTTCTTCCTATAATGGCTCCAATGGTGAGGGAGGAATTCATTTATATCAAACAGGTTTATCTACCAACATAAATGGAGTTGATCTTGAAAAAGAAGGCTTTTTAGTCCAAAACGGTCGGGAAGTATATAAATGGGCGGTAAACCATGTTCCAAAAGGAATGTTAAAAGTGCTGGAAAATACAAATTTCACATTACGAGATGTGGATTGGTTTATTCCACACAGTGCAAATTTACGAATGATTGAGTCCATATGTCAAAGAAGTGACTTTCCAATGGAAAAAACATTGTACAGTCTTGTACATTACGGAAATACTTCAGCTGCAACCATTCCACTATCTATCCAAGAAGGTTTAAATCAAAATAAAATTAAAGATGGAGACCATTTATTACTTTATGGTTTTGGTGGTGGATTAGTTTATGCTGGTCTATTAGTAAAATGGAATTTGAATCCTAGAAAATAA
- the asnB gene encoding asparagine synthase (glutamine-hydrolyzing), whose protein sequence is MCGITGWINWNDDLTKYPTILEDMTKTLATRGPDASGTWMSPHCSLGHRRLSVIDPENGAQPMWRKYDYQTFVIVYNGEIYNAFELKEELINRGHTFQTNCDTEVVLISYIEWGAKCVERLNGIFAFAIWNDLQEKLFIARDRVGVKPLFFSNHNSTFLFGSEPKAILENPTFKPEIGAEGLAEIFVIGPARTPGHGIYNNMEELKPGYCLELDKNGLKKYPYWKLESHPHFENEDQTAQTIKDLLIDTVERQLVSDVPVCTLLSGGLDSSALTAIAVNYYNKTKQGTVNTFSVDYVDNDIHFKENDFQPNSDQPWIQRMSSILNTNHKNIQFDTPELVESLKAVVDARDTPGMADVDASLYLFCREIKKQATVAISGEAADEIFGGYPWFHREDSLNANTFPWSLTLNKRLEILSDELKEWIRPEQYVEDRYAQAIGEVPHLKGETAEQKQMRQMSYLNITRFMPTLLDRKDRMSMRVGLEVRVPYCDHRLIDYVWNIPWEIKIAGNREKGILRKALKGILPEDVIQRKKSPYPKTHNPNYTEAVKKWVLEILDDPSSPLQSLINVKKIKEIANSDVKSYHFPWFGQLMSGPQLFAYLAQVDLWLRKYNISIK, encoded by the coding sequence ATGTGTGGAATAACTGGATGGATTAATTGGAATGATGATTTAACTAAGTACCCAACAATTCTGGAAGATATGACAAAAACATTAGCTACTCGTGGACCTGATGCTTCCGGAACTTGGATGTCTCCTCATTGCTCTCTTGGTCACCGTAGATTAAGTGTCATTGATCCAGAAAATGGGGCACAGCCGATGTGGCGTAAATATGATTACCAAACATTTGTCATTGTTTATAACGGTGAGATTTATAACGCATTTGAACTTAAGGAAGAACTTATAAATCGTGGACATACATTCCAAACCAATTGTGATACGGAAGTTGTTTTAATTTCTTACATTGAGTGGGGAGCAAAATGTGTTGAGCGTTTAAATGGAATTTTTGCATTCGCTATATGGAATGACTTACAGGAAAAATTATTTATAGCCAGGGATCGGGTAGGAGTAAAACCTCTATTCTTCTCAAACCATAATTCTACTTTTTTATTTGGATCAGAGCCAAAAGCCATCTTAGAAAATCCTACATTCAAACCAGAAATTGGAGCTGAAGGTTTAGCCGAAATATTTGTCATTGGACCAGCTCGTACTCCAGGACATGGAATATACAACAACATGGAGGAATTAAAACCAGGTTATTGTTTAGAATTAGATAAAAATGGTTTGAAAAAATATCCTTATTGGAAATTAGAATCACATCCTCATTTTGAAAATGAAGATCAAACAGCTCAAACGATTAAAGATCTATTAATCGATACAGTTGAAAGACAACTTGTTTCCGATGTGCCTGTATGTACATTATTATCTGGTGGTTTAGATTCTAGCGCACTTACAGCAATAGCAGTAAATTATTATAATAAAACAAAACAAGGGACTGTGAATACCTTCTCTGTTGATTATGTAGATAATGATATTCATTTTAAAGAAAATGATTTCCAACCAAATTCTGATCAACCTTGGATTCAACGAATGAGTAGTATTTTAAACACGAATCACAAAAACATACAATTTGATACCCCAGAGTTAGTTGAATCCTTAAAAGCGGTTGTGGATGCACGTGACACTCCAGGAATGGCGGATGTGGATGCTTCACTTTATTTATTTTGTCGCGAAATTAAAAAACAGGCTACAGTGGCTATATCCGGTGAAGCTGCTGATGAGATATTTGGTGGCTATCCTTGGTTTCACAGGGAAGATTCATTAAATGCAAACACTTTTCCATGGTCGCTTACACTAAATAAGAGACTTGAAATTCTATCTGATGAATTAAAAGAATGGATTCGTCCAGAACAGTATGTAGAAGATCGTTATGCACAAGCTATTGGGGAAGTTCCACATTTAAAAGGAGAAACTGCTGAGCAAAAACAAATGAGACAAATGTCATATTTAAATATAACTCGCTTTATGCCAACTTTATTGGATAGGAAAGATCGGATGAGTATGCGAGTGGGTCTTGAAGTTCGTGTTCCTTACTGTGATCATCGTTTAATAGATTATGTATGGAATATTCCCTGGGAAATTAAAATAGCAGGAAATCGTGAAAAAGGCATCCTAAGAAAAGCATTAAAAGGAATACTACCTGAGGATGTCATTCAGCGTAAAAAGAGCCCTTATCCAAAAACACATAATCCGAATTACACAGAAGCAGTGAAAAAATGGGTTTTGGAAATTCTTGATGATCCTTCTTCTCCACTACAATCTCTAATCAATGTTAAAAAAATTAAAGAAATTGCCAACTCGGATGTGAAATCTTATCATTTCCCTTGGTTTGGTCAATTGATGTCAGGACCACAGTTATTTGCTTATTTAGCTCAGGTAGATTTATGGCTTAGAAAATATAATATTAGTATAAAATAG
- the pflA gene encoding pyruvate formate-lyase-activating protein: protein MMSTMGRIHSLDTFGTVDGPGIRFVLFMQGCALQCQYCHNRDTWDRNKGDLRKVEDILLEIEPYIHYYKSSKGGITVTGGEPTLQPLFVKELLKGCKQRWDLHTALDTSGFNDPKKIEDLLKVTDLLLIDIKHMDDEKHRKLTGQSNERILKLIQYASDNHKKMWIRHVLIPGITDDYNDLYALGDFIGKLKNVEKVEILPYHRMGVFKWQQLGFSYPLEGVRTPSDQELKRAIQIVDKGMAEVSLSKI, encoded by the coding sequence ATGATGAGCACGATGGGTCGCATACACTCATTAGATACATTTGGAACCGTAGATGGTCCTGGCATACGATTCGTGCTTTTCATGCAAGGCTGTGCGCTTCAATGCCAATACTGTCATAATCGTGATACATGGGATAGAAACAAAGGGGATTTAAGGAAAGTTGAGGATATATTATTAGAGATAGAACCTTATATTCATTATTATAAAAGTTCAAAAGGAGGTATCACGGTTACCGGTGGAGAACCGACTTTACAACCCCTATTTGTTAAAGAGTTGTTGAAAGGTTGTAAACAACGCTGGGATCTTCATACTGCTTTGGATACCTCGGGTTTTAATGATCCTAAAAAAATTGAAGATTTGTTAAAAGTAACTGATTTGCTTTTAATAGATATTAAACACATGGACGATGAAAAACATAGAAAGTTGACTGGTCAGTCAAATGAAAGGATATTGAAGCTGATACAATACGCTTCGGACAACCATAAAAAAATGTGGATAAGACATGTACTGATTCCAGGAATTACTGATGATTATAATGATTTATATGCTCTTGGTGATTTTATTGGCAAGTTAAAAAATGTAGAGAAAGTGGAGATTCTCCCTTATCACAGAATGGGTGTATTTAAATGGCAGCAACTAGGTTTTTCATATCCATTAGAGGGAGTTAGAACGCCATCTGATCAAGAATTGAAAAGAGCGATCCAAATAGTTGACAAAGGAATGGCGGAGGTTTCTCTCTCTAAAATATAA
- a CDS encoding class I SAM-dependent methyltransferase, with protein MHNWYEESFGEDYLIVYKHRNLQNAYDEVKKMIEWLHLPAKSSVFDLCCGMGRHSMALSEFGYTVTGMDLSNVLLYEAKKLDKDKKVSWIHGDMRKIPTNESFDAVVNLFTSFGYFESDHENSKVLIELSRILKPNGKFIIDFLNANVVKEQLVPYSERFSEGVKIEEYRFIEQGFVKKRIIITDENQKRTYIEKVKLYDLPLFKHMISSAKLQLDYVFGNYDQTPFDEKTSPRLILVGHKPD; from the coding sequence ATGCATAATTGGTACGAAGAAAGCTTCGGTGAAGATTATTTAATCGTTTATAAACATAGAAATTTACAAAATGCTTATGATGAAGTAAAAAAAATGATCGAATGGTTGCATTTGCCTGCAAAATCATCTGTTTTTGATTTATGTTGTGGTATGGGAAGACACTCAATGGCTTTATCAGAATTTGGGTATACAGTTACTGGGATGGATTTATCAAATGTATTACTTTATGAAGCAAAAAAACTAGACAAGGATAAGAAAGTGTCTTGGATTCATGGAGATATGCGAAAGATTCCAACAAATGAATCTTTTGATGCAGTAGTAAATTTATTTACTTCTTTTGGCTATTTTGAATCAGATCATGAAAACAGTAAGGTTTTAATAGAATTGAGTCGTATTTTAAAACCAAATGGGAAATTTATTATTGATTTTTTGAATGCTAATGTTGTAAAAGAACAGCTGGTTCCCTATTCAGAACGTTTTTCAGAGGGAGTAAAAATTGAAGAATATCGTTTTATTGAACAGGGATTTGTAAAGAAACGTATTATCATTACAGATGAAAATCAAAAACGTACATATATCGAAAAGGTAAAACTATACGATTTACCATTATTTAAACATATGATATCTTCTGCCAAATTACAGTTAGATTACGTATTTGGGAATTATGACCAGACTCCATTTGATGAGAAGACGTCTCCACGTCTTATTTTGGTAGGTCACAAACCAGATTAA
- a CDS encoding Crp/Fnr family transcriptional regulator, with protein sequence MDHLTLNCKSSGQISLFLSDENVDRLKSVMYSHHFLQQQYLFREGEPARKLFYVNEGQVKIYKLTDDGKELILYILQEGDMFCEFGGLGDLNFSYSAQALTNCNIGMIEHSDLEMIIYQHGDFAVEFLKWMSLWHRKTESKFRDLLLFGKGGALASTLIRLSNSYGRLTEDGIVLDVKLTNTDIANLIGTTRESVNRLLNKHKDDGIISMKNGTITIHKLNDLRAIVSCPDCPIEICRI encoded by the coding sequence ATGGATCATTTAACTCTAAACTGTAAATCCTCAGGTCAAATATCTTTATTTTTATCTGATGAAAATGTCGATAGATTAAAAAGTGTAATGTACTCCCATCATTTTTTACAACAACAATATTTGTTTCGTGAGGGAGAACCAGCCAGGAAATTATTTTATGTAAATGAAGGTCAAGTAAAAATATACAAACTAACAGATGATGGCAAGGAACTCATTTTGTATATCTTACAAGAGGGAGATATGTTTTGTGAGTTTGGCGGACTTGGTGATTTGAATTTCAGCTATTCAGCTCAAGCATTAACAAATTGTAATATTGGGATGATTGAACATAGTGATTTGGAAATGATCATATATCAGCATGGAGATTTCGCTGTAGAATTTCTGAAGTGGATGAGTTTATGGCATCGTAAAACAGAATCTAAGTTTCGAGACTTATTATTATTTGGAAAAGGTGGAGCCTTAGCCTCTACATTAATACGACTTAGTAATTCCTATGGAAGGTTAACTGAAGATGGAATCGTATTAGATGTTAAGTTGACGAATACCGATATAGCGAATTTAATTGGTACAACAAGAGAAAGTGTAAATAGACTTTTAAACAAACATAAAGACGATGGAATCATCAGCATGAAAAATGGAACCATTACCATCCACAAACTAAATGATTTAAGAGCCATCGTCTCTTGTCCTGACTGCCCTATTGAAATCTGTCGAATTTAA
- a CDS encoding helix-turn-helix domain-containing protein, translating into MKGSDDKGKFILTNREREVFELLVQDKTTREIAKELYISEKTVRNHISNVMQKLNVKGRSQAVVELIRLGELKI; encoded by the coding sequence TTGAAGGGTAGCGACGATAAAGGAAAATTCATATTAACAAACCGTGAACGTGAAGTATTCGAACTGTTAGTTCAAGACAAAACAACTCGAGAAATTGCTAAAGAGTTATATATAAGCGAAAAGACAGTTCGAAATCATATCTCCAATGTCATGCAAAAGTTAAATGTTAAAGGTCGTTCACAGGCAGTCGTTGAATTAATAAGGCTTGGAGAATTGAAAATATAA
- the rph gene encoding ribonuclease PH, whose protein sequence is MRIDGRSNKELRSIKITTNFNKYAEGSVLIEFGDTKVICTASIEDRVPPFLKGQGKGWINAEYSMLPRATQTRNQREAAKGKLSGRTMEIQRLIGRSLRSVVNLKALGERTITLDCDVIQADGGTRTTSISGAFVATALAINKFFKGKQLPQFPLTDYLASVSVGIVNEKALLDLNYKEDSTAKVDMNVVMTGQGKFVEIQGTGEDAPFSKEEFTQLVDLAESGIQSIIQLQKDALGDISTKIGAK, encoded by the coding sequence TTGAGAATAGATGGAAGATCAAATAAGGAATTAAGATCCATTAAAATTACAACTAATTTTAACAAATATGCAGAAGGCTCTGTGCTAATTGAGTTTGGTGATACAAAAGTGATTTGTACAGCTAGTATTGAAGATAGAGTTCCACCTTTTTTAAAAGGGCAGGGTAAAGGGTGGATCAATGCGGAATACTCTATGCTTCCTAGAGCCACTCAAACCCGAAATCAACGTGAAGCTGCAAAAGGGAAATTAAGTGGTAGAACAATGGAGATTCAACGTTTAATCGGTCGTTCACTTCGCTCAGTCGTGAATTTAAAGGCATTGGGGGAAAGGACGATTACTCTAGATTGTGATGTAATTCAAGCAGATGGTGGCACACGTACAACTTCCATTTCGGGTGCATTTGTAGCAACTGCATTAGCAATAAACAAATTTTTCAAGGGAAAACAACTGCCCCAGTTTCCACTTACAGATTACTTAGCATCCGTAAGCGTTGGGATTGTAAATGAAAAAGCTTTATTAGATTTGAATTATAAAGAAGATTCTACAGCCAAAGTAGATATGAATGTAGTGATGACAGGTCAAGGCAAATTTGTAGAGATACAAGGAACAGGGGAAGATGCACCATTCTCCAAAGAAGAATTTACACAGTTAGTTGACTTAGCTGAATCTGGGATTCAATCTATTATTCAATTACAAAAAGATGCATTGGGTGACATTAGTACAAAAATAGGTGCAAAATAA
- a CDS encoding spore germination protein, whose protein sequence is MPSILGIAKIINVSGGAKVRAGDSVQIKPVDYTATYAGCGSFNTGDLPRVSNFVSTTNTIDADVKDQTQDNIFGIENNVMPFLFI, encoded by the coding sequence ATGCCATCAATTTTAGGTATTGCTAAAATTATTAATGTTAGTGGTGGAGCGAAGGTGCGTGCAGGGGATTCAGTTCAAATCAAACCTGTTGACTACACAGCAACTTATGCTGGTTGTGGTTCTTTTAATACTGGAGATTTACCAAGAGTGAGTAATTTTGTAAGCACAACAAATACCATTGATGCTGATGTAAAAGATCAAACTCAAGATAATATTTTTGGAATAGAGAATAATGTTATGCCGTTTTTATTTATTTAA
- a CDS encoding XTP/dITP diphosphatase, with translation MINEEFVIVATKNQGKVKEFAKLFQKLNKKVRSLADIDQVPEIIEDGISFIENAEKKASIIAKYLNTTVIADDSGLCVDQLKGAPGIYSARYAGEHGNDNLNNNKLLNELNNLNIEPDENGCLSKAQFVCALVLVNPNSNQVIKVEGTCEGRIINQPRGECGFGYDPLFYLPQYKKTMAELNVEEKNKISHRANALKKLYEILK, from the coding sequence ATGATCAACGAAGAATTTGTAATTGTAGCTACTAAAAATCAAGGAAAAGTTAAAGAATTTGCGAAGTTGTTTCAAAAGTTAAATAAAAAAGTACGGAGTTTAGCAGATATAGATCAAGTCCCAGAAATTATTGAAGATGGCATTTCATTTATAGAAAATGCAGAAAAAAAAGCAAGTATCATTGCCAAGTATCTAAATACTACAGTAATTGCAGACGATTCAGGTTTATGCGTTGATCAATTAAAAGGTGCTCCAGGTATTTACTCCGCAAGATATGCTGGTGAACATGGCAATGATAACTTAAATAATAATAAACTTTTAAATGAATTAAATAATTTAAACATCGAACCTGATGAAAATGGATGTTTAAGTAAAGCACAGTTTGTGTGTGCACTTGTGCTTGTTAATCCTAATTCAAATCAAGTAATCAAAGTTGAAGGAACTTGTGAAGGAAGGATTATAAATCAACCAAGAGGTGAATGTGGTTTTGGTTATGATCCGTTATTTTATTTACCTCAATATAAAAAAACGATGGCAGAATTAAATGTTGAAGAAAAAAATAAAATCAGCCACCGTGCAAATGCATTAAAGAAATTGTACGAAATATTAAAGTGA
- a CDS encoding YhcN/YlaJ family sporulation lipoprotein gives MVNSVFTRFIVAGSLIFSLSACTTDNEGAIDNRTGDNINPYGVYDANDRDGRNYNANRLGMNTRNNILNTDRLNNRASDMRANNIHQNTNVRESKKIANAIANMKEVKRANVLLTDNNAYIAVELTDNTNKGMTGKSIKGKSLKGTSKGNVEYYGLGMNAGKKVRSFSDTMTNEVKKKISNKVKSMDKNVNNVYVSANADFVERINNYMVDIGEGRPVRGFMDEFNTFMNRVFPMNMDRNMNNNDNNNQRSIMNPTNR, from the coding sequence ATGGTAAATTCAGTGTTTACTCGATTCATTGTTGCTGGTTCACTTATATTTTCATTAAGTGCTTGTACAACTGATAATGAAGGTGCTATTGATAATCGAACAGGGGATAATATTAATCCATATGGAGTATATGACGCAAATGATCGAGATGGTAGGAATTACAATGCAAACCGCTTAGGAATGAATACTCGAAATAACATATTAAATACAGACAGGTTGAATAATCGGGCTAGTGATATGCGCGCGAATAATATTCACCAAAATACAAATGTGAGAGAAAGTAAGAAGATTGCAAATGCAATTGCAAACATGAAGGAAGTTAAAAGAGCGAATGTATTGCTAACGGATAATAATGCTTATATCGCTGTAGAATTAACTGATAATACTAATAAAGGAATGACAGGAAAATCCATTAAAGGAAAGTCTCTTAAAGGCACCTCTAAAGGTAATGTTGAATATTATGGTTTAGGAATGAACGCGGGTAAAAAGGTTCGATCATTCTCTGATACGATGACAAATGAAGTGAAAAAGAAAATATCCAATAAAGTAAAATCCATGGATAAGAATGTGAATAATGTATATGTTTCTGCAAATGCTGATTTTGTAGAACGAATTAACAATTACATGGTTGATATTGGTGAAGGTAGACCTGTTAGAGGGTTTATGGATGAATTTAATACTTTTATGAATCGAGTTTTCCCAATGAATATGGATCGAAATATGAATAATAATGACAATAATAATCAACGCAGTATAATGAATCCAACAAATAGATAA
- a CDS encoding GerMN domain-containing protein gives MNHYKWLKQVALVSLMVLLAITAGCSLWDGAEESKMIDPPPNDMMTSGELNEDQVYNDEEAIENVAMSLYFKDQYGYVVPVTMNIPYVEGIAKQKLRYMVEDGPISEKIPYDFTPVIPSGTEILGLNIENQLAIVDFSEDFLNYEMNDERKLLEAVTWALTDFPTVDQVIINVNGETLKKMPAQGIPLHEPLSREMGINIEKSEGVPLSQTSPVTLYFLNQTNDLQNYYVPVTRLIQSPNDIIKATLNELIKGPFEPSGLNSVMISSVEVINTDQSQDLITLNLSDHILGIDQMVSEESLHSIILSLTENTDATQFQFLINDESYNKPVTIPAHMNIFEM, from the coding sequence ATGAATCATTACAAATGGTTAAAACAGGTGGCACTCGTGTCACTTATGGTTCTCCTGGCTATCACAGCAGGTTGTTCGTTATGGGATGGTGCAGAGGAAAGTAAAATGATTGATCCACCTCCTAATGATATGATGACCAGTGGGGAACTCAATGAAGATCAAGTTTATAATGATGAGGAAGCAATTGAAAATGTGGCAATGTCTTTATATTTTAAAGATCAATATGGTTATGTCGTACCTGTAACAATGAATATTCCTTATGTTGAGGGAATTGCAAAGCAAAAACTAAGATATATGGTAGAAGATGGACCGATTTCTGAAAAAATACCATATGATTTTACCCCTGTAATACCGAGTGGAACAGAAATATTAGGACTGAATATCGAAAATCAGCTAGCTATTGTGGATTTTTCAGAAGATTTTTTAAACTATGAAATGAATGACGAACGCAAGCTTCTAGAAGCGGTTACGTGGGCATTGACAGATTTTCCTACTGTTGATCAAGTTATTATTAATGTAAACGGGGAAACTTTGAAAAAAATGCCTGCACAAGGAATTCCTCTTCATGAGCCATTATCTAGAGAGATGGGGATTAATATTGAAAAGTCTGAAGGAGTTCCGCTAAGTCAAACATCTCCAGTTACATTATACTTCCTAAATCAAACGAATGATTTGCAAAATTATTATGTACCTGTTACAAGATTAATTCAAAGTCCAAATGATATTATAAAAGCAACATTAAATGAATTAATTAAGGGACCATTTGAGCCATCAGGATTAAATTCTGTAATGATTTCATCAGTTGAAGTCATAAATACTGATCAATCTCAAGATTTAATTACGTTGAACTTAAGTGATCATATTTTAGGTATAGATCAAATGGTATCAGAAGAAAGTTTGCATTCCATTATTTTATCACTTACTGAAAATACGGATGCAACACAGTTTCAGTTTTTAATTAATGATGAAAGTTACAATAAACCAGTAACAATACCCGCCCATATGAATATTTTTGAAATGTAA
- a CDS encoding phosphatidylglycerophosphatase A yields the protein MAYQLDSEKVKQVTLESLKKRGVSLEDIAELVLVLQKEYFPELTLEYCVENVEKVLQKREVQNAILTGIQLDILAEQKKLESPLLEMIENDEGLYGCDEILALSIVNVYGSIGFTNFGYIDKIKPGILKKLNDKYDQPIHTFLDDIIGAIAAAASSRIAHSKHGAED from the coding sequence ATGGCTTACCAATTAGACAGTGAAAAAGTAAAACAAGTTACTTTAGAAAGTTTGAAAAAAAGAGGGGTTAGCTTAGAGGATATTGCAGAATTAGTTTTAGTTTTACAAAAAGAATATTTTCCAGAATTAACACTTGAGTATTGTGTGGAAAATGTAGAAAAGGTACTCCAAAAACGCGAAGTACAAAATGCAATTTTAACTGGAATTCAATTAGATATATTGGCTGAACAAAAGAAATTGGAATCTCCTTTATTAGAAATGATAGAAAATGACGAGGGGTTATATGGATGTGATGAAATTTTAGCTTTATCCATAGTGAATGTTTATGGCAGCATTGGTTTTACTAATTTTGGATATATTGACAAGATAAAACCTGGCATTCTTAAAAAGTTAAATGATAAATATGATCAACCTATACATACATTTTTAGATGATATCATAGGTGCGATCGCTGCTGCTGCGAGCAGTCGAATCGCACATTCAAAGCATGGAGCTGAAGATTAA
- a CDS encoding WIAG-tail domain has translation MKKRRNRNKKMKKIDPSINELVWLDEEKIDSFRENIPIHDLNWFPDFQFLNQNPQKSSKKKKKVKKNKPLIYANPFDFNFGYNNFADEEPTITYRDKTDSKVHEKQNEQLKTIHQYNNSEFKMNIEEKSTEVFIFFDTPFKNTDYVLVAMTDCSNCYAALNEKTAEYAVIDVVLIESNNEEREEEQHGVLSWIAIGES, from the coding sequence ATGAAAAAAAGGCGAAATCGTAATAAAAAAATGAAAAAGATAGATCCTTCAATAAATGAATTAGTGTGGTTGGATGAAGAGAAAATAGATTCCTTCAGAGAGAATATACCTATTCATGACTTAAACTGGTTTCCTGACTTTCAATTTTTAAATCAGAATCCACAAAAATCATCAAAAAAAAAGAAAAAAGTAAAAAAAAATAAACCTCTGATATATGCGAACCCATTTGATTTTAATTTTGGATATAATAACTTTGCTGATGAAGAACCGACGATAACCTATCGTGATAAAACAGATAGCAAAGTTCATGAAAAGCAAAATGAACAACTCAAAACAATCCATCAGTATAATAATTCTGAATTTAAAATGAATATTGAGGAGAAAAGTACTGAGGTGTTCATTTTTTTTGATACTCCATTTAAAAACACGGATTATGTTCTTGTAGCTATGACAGATTGTTCAAATTGTTATGCAGCACTAAATGAAAAAACTGCGGAATACGCAGTTATTGATGTTGTTCTTATTGAAAGTAATAATGAAGAACGAGAAGAAGAACAACATGGAGTATTATCTTGGATTGCCATTGGTGAATCATAG